In Halorussus limi, a genomic segment contains:
- a CDS encoding SOS response-associated peptidase, which translates to MCGRTSLFAPPEEVRERFDAEPVRPLEPRYNVSPGQSHPVVRSDDPDAVRFPTWGLVPRWSDDTPSSGHVNARAETLAEKPSFREAFAERRCLVLADGFYEWKQTPTGTQPYRIEREDRAPFAFAGLWEPGTEGRDATFTVVTTEPNAVVEAVHHRMPAMLSPGEERRWLEADSEDGLADLLDPYPAAEMRAYPVSSAVDDPRNDGPELVEEVPAEEDVQTGLDEF; encoded by the coding sequence ATGTGCGGCAGAACTTCGCTGTTCGCTCCGCCCGAGGAGGTCCGCGAGCGGTTCGACGCCGAACCGGTCCGACCGCTCGAACCCCGGTACAACGTCTCGCCGGGCCAGAGCCACCCCGTGGTCCGGAGCGACGACCCCGACGCCGTCAGGTTCCCGACGTGGGGCTTGGTTCCCCGGTGGAGCGACGACACGCCCTCGTCGGGCCACGTCAACGCCCGGGCTGAGACGCTGGCCGAGAAACCGAGTTTCCGCGAGGCGTTCGCCGAGCGCCGGTGTCTCGTCCTCGCGGACGGCTTCTACGAGTGGAAGCAGACGCCCACCGGCACCCAACCGTACCGAATCGAGCGCGAGGACCGCGCGCCCTTCGCGTTCGCGGGCCTCTGGGAACCCGGGACCGAAGGCCGAGACGCGACGTTCACCGTCGTCACCACCGAACCGAACGCGGTGGTCGAGGCGGTCCACCACCGGATGCCGGCGATGCTCTCTCCGGGGGAGGAACGGCGGTGGCTGGAAGCCGATTCGGAGGACGGCCTCGCCGACCTGCTCGACCCCTACCCCGCCGCGGAGATGCGCGCCTACCCGGTCTCGTCGGCGGTCGACGACCCCAGAAACGACGGCCCCGAACTCGTCGAGGAAGTCCCTGCCGAGGAGGACGTACAGACGGGACTGGACGAGTTCTGA
- a CDS encoding DUF5814 domain-containing protein: MAVTDKIYVKNHRQIGSQLETNIPKGAFKGATLDMLFQGDNLAQLDDTTQERVLDFAEDFLDCDCQSNPYCGCPERKFMRYLLRLREQGMGPEAIVDVMTDDYMVYAYPGDILSFLDNSVRTLEAVEELAGVEGDGEMESKARRKKESLSG; this comes from the coding sequence GTGGCCGTCACCGACAAAATCTACGTCAAGAACCACCGCCAAATCGGGTCTCAACTGGAGACCAACATCCCGAAGGGCGCGTTCAAGGGCGCGACGCTCGACATGCTGTTTCAGGGCGACAACCTCGCGCAGTTGGACGACACGACCCAAGAGCGGGTGCTGGACTTCGCCGAGGACTTCCTCGACTGCGACTGCCAGAGCAACCCGTACTGCGGGTGTCCCGAGCGCAAGTTCATGCGCTATCTCCTCCGCCTGCGCGAGCAAGGGATGGGACCGGAGGCCATCGTGGACGTGATGACCGACGACTACATGGTGTACGCCTACCCCGGCGACATCCTCTCGTTCCTCGACAACTCGGTCCGGACGCTCGAAGCGGTCGAAGAACTGGCCGGCGTCGAGGGCGACGGCGAGATGGAGTCGAAGGCGCGCCGGAAGAAAGAGAGCCTGTCCGGATAG
- a CDS encoding cytochrome ubiquinol oxidase subunit I, whose amino-acid sequence MVDPATASRLQFAVTTIVHIVFPVMSMGLAPFLVYFTWKEVRTGESLYERLRRFWTKIFAVSFAVGTVTGLVLEFEFGTNFAAFSAAAGELFGGPLAVEGMMAFFLEATFLGVFVFGRERVSDRLYFVSSLMVGLGTWLSAVWILVANSWMQTPRGFEVARQSGEMTILLTDPIAAYANPRFPWMFVHMQNAAVLSVALFMAGVGAYHVYRRRHLGVVDGGNLDAEFWRATLKVALVALIITAPLQVIHGDAYGRHVAETQPQKFAAMEAVWETDSYVPEYIVAFPTSVDDLLNPRAKDIFGIGIPGGASWLASGGNPQAEITGLEEFEGSPPVAVVFWSFRAMVALGFWFVLLAFWAGYRWWTGELFEDRLLQKALMASSVLGIFGVELGWIVTEVGRQPWVIQGVMKTTEGVSPGLTATEATLTLAGFVGGYAVLLSLYTYVVGRLIRRGPKVEDGESLPDPVRDRAPAPTPTEVSEDD is encoded by the coding sequence GTGGTAGACCCCGCGACGGCGAGCCGACTCCAGTTCGCGGTCACGACTATCGTCCACATCGTCTTCCCGGTGATGAGCATGGGTCTCGCGCCGTTCCTCGTCTACTTCACGTGGAAGGAGGTTCGGACCGGCGAGTCCCTCTACGAGCGACTCCGGCGGTTCTGGACCAAGATTTTCGCGGTGAGTTTCGCGGTCGGAACCGTCACCGGTCTCGTCCTCGAATTCGAGTTCGGGACCAACTTCGCGGCGTTCTCCGCGGCGGCCGGGGAACTGTTCGGCGGTCCGCTGGCGGTCGAGGGGATGATGGCGTTCTTCCTCGAAGCGACCTTCCTCGGAGTGTTCGTCTTCGGCCGCGAACGCGTGAGCGATAGGCTCTACTTCGTGTCGTCGCTCATGGTCGGCCTCGGCACGTGGCTGTCGGCGGTCTGGATTCTGGTCGCCAACTCGTGGATGCAGACCCCGCGCGGGTTCGAGGTCGCCCGACAGAGCGGCGAGATGACGATTCTGCTGACCGACCCCATCGCGGCCTACGCCAACCCGCGGTTCCCGTGGATGTTCGTCCACATGCAGAACGCCGCGGTCCTCTCGGTCGCGCTGTTCATGGCGGGCGTCGGGGCCTACCACGTCTACCGGCGTCGGCACCTCGGCGTCGTTGACGGGGGAAATCTCGACGCCGAGTTCTGGCGCGCGACGCTCAAAGTCGCGCTGGTGGCGCTGATTATCACCGCACCCCTGCAGGTGATTCACGGCGACGCCTACGGGCGACACGTCGCCGAGACACAGCCCCAGAAGTTCGCCGCAATGGAGGCGGTCTGGGAGACCGACAGCTACGTCCCCGAGTACATCGTCGCGTTCCCGACCAGCGTCGACGACCTGCTGAACCCGCGGGCGAAGGACATCTTCGGCATCGGGATACCGGGCGGGGCATCGTGGCTCGCCTCGGGCGGGAACCCGCAGGCCGAGATTACCGGCCTCGAGGAGTTCGAGGGGTCGCCCCCGGTCGCGGTCGTCTTCTGGTCGTTCCGGGCGATGGTCGCGCTCGGGTTCTGGTTCGTCCTGCTCGCGTTCTGGGCAGGCTATCGCTGGTGGACCGGCGAACTGTTCGAGGACCGCCTGCTCCAGAAGGCGCTGATGGCGTCGTCGGTGCTGGGCATCTTCGGCGTCGAACTCGGCTGGATAGTCACCGAAGTCGGTCGCCAGCCGTGGGTGATTCAGGGCGTGATGAAGACCACCGAGGGCGTCTCGCCCGGCCTCACGGCCACCGAAGCGACCCTGACGCTGGCGGGATTCGTCGGGGGCTACGCCGTCCTGCTCTCGCTGTACACCTACGTCGTCGGGCGACTGATTCGGCGAGGGCCGAAGGTCGAGGACGGGGAGAGCCTCCCCGACCCCGTGCGCGACCGAGCGCCAGCGCCGACCCCGACGGAGGTTAGCGAGGATGACTGA
- a CDS encoding ribbon-helix-helix protein, CopG family — MGNKNKTISFRVNEDSFETLREIAEERDISLSAVFRDYVDTLVAHDGRVQVVPETELGEETGGNEFPPKVEVPKSFIREHERLELEAEHLREQLQEYKQYANRLQEEVEANDDVEEVVHLEELDEELDTDETYRLG; from the coding sequence ATGGGTAACAAGAACAAGACTATCTCGTTCCGGGTCAACGAGGACTCCTTCGAGACCCTCCGGGAGATAGCCGAGGAGCGGGACATCTCGCTGTCGGCGGTGTTCCGCGACTACGTGGACACGCTCGTCGCCCACGACGGCCGGGTGCAGGTCGTGCCCGAGACCGAACTCGGCGAGGAGACCGGGGGCAACGAGTTCCCGCCGAAGGTCGAGGTGCCGAAGAGTTTCATCCGCGAACACGAGCGACTCGAACTGGAGGCCGAACACCTCCGCGAGCAGTTACAGGAGTACAAGCAGTACGCCAACAGGCTTCAGGAGGAGGTCGAGGCGAACGACGACGTGGAGGAGGTCGTTCACCTCGAAGAACTCGACGAGGAACTCGACACCGACGAGACGTACCGACTGGGGTAG